A genomic region of Cyprinus carpio isolate SPL01 chromosome B11, ASM1834038v1, whole genome shotgun sequence contains the following coding sequences:
- the LOC109098572 gene encoding lysine-specific demethylase 5B-like isoform X1, which yields MTHSRPNEFIPPPECPVFEPSWEEFADPFGFINKIRPIAENTGICKIRPPPGWQPPFACDVDRLHFTPRIQRLNELEAQTRVKLNFLDQIAKFWELQGCTLKIPHAERKTLDLYVLYKLVKEEGGFDVVCKERKWTQIALKMGFAPGKAVGSHLRAHYERILYPYYLFQTGANLMNSQKPTLTNDTKDKEYKPHDLLQRQSVQPVETCTIARRAKRTKGRCFKSEPGEVCEKPNLRRRMGSYVAKPEPVKKIPIQVKEEPIEQQVEGEKSKVRAKVRGPFGFHTTKYAVHSFMPKFLLFSSQVEQYICLVCEGGGDEDRLLLCDGCDDSYHTFCLIPPLHDVPKGDWRCPKCLAQECGKPPVAFGFEQASRDYTLRTFGDMADSFKSDYFNMPVHMVPTELVEKEFWRLVSTIEEDVTVEYGADIASKDFGSGFPVKNGTFKVSPEEEDYLSSGWNLNNMPVLDASVLTHVTADICGMKLPWLYVGMCFSSFCWHIEDHWSYSINYLHWGEPKTWYGAPGYAAEQLENVMKSLAPELFESQPDLLHQLVTIMNPNVLMEHGVPIYRTNQCAGEFVITFPRAYHSGFNQGFNFAEAVNFCTADWMPLGRQCVEHYRSLNRYCVFSHDEMTCNIATKADSLELELASAVQKDMCAMILEEKMLREKVYKLGVWHSHQVDYDLLPDEERQCAKCRTTCYLSAITCPCSPDQLVCLHHIEDLCSCPARSYTLNYKYTLAELKPLFQALTARAESYEDWASKVNKILKADQDNKSDMEELRSLVVEAEKKSYPETDLLSHLRQVIQNADRCTSMAQQLLNGKRQTRYRSGGGKSQNQLTVEELRSFVNQLYDLPCTIRQAPFLKALLNRVEQFQQQSSDLLAEDMPGSSALQSLLDEGAGMDVELPQLAVLRQRLEQARWVEAVQEASDQPADLSLDCMRRLIDQGVGLTPHACVERTMARLQELLTVCEHWEEKAHNMLTARPRHSIETLEAAIQEVDSIPAYLPSCLQLKDCVNRAKEWIMEADALQAGGRIPGLAALSELVSRARSVPVMLEPLSRLESLISEVQAWKESAAKTFLLRNSSHSLLEVLCPRCENGPQKSKSKKAKDVSVPCKKVEVKLDSLFDVEKALSTSKDTVSAMATLSEVHQKELESLSMLRTSNESKFQSSPSCLAPTVCLCHTVPAGPMLQCELCRDAYHSGCVPGFKDIQIGLPWLCPLCKRSEKPPLDKVLPLLASLQRIRVRLPEGDALRYVIERTVRWQHKVQLVSPTQNPNGKARHIPGTASSPTLVGSNISFYMLQPCIPLNELGTELEELLVEGLLMQVTLPELQQLYSSLLNRFSPSQHSLQSSEHDHQYHIAQDRSPPHRSPPHSKGQDGVPETKKEPERLEKNSKRRLEKENMEGQHRDKIKKPKKKKPKMNKERRREEKRTTSPSNSLSDLSYSDDSEEDWSVCSAKQCQQPEGNEVNWVQCDGSCNQWFHQICVGVSAEQAENEDYICVSCAINDLTE from the exons ATGACCCATTCACGACCCAACGAGTTTATTCCACCACCGGAGTGCCCTGTCTTTGAGCCCAGTTGGGAGGAATTTGCCGACCCTTTTGGGTTCATCAACAAAATACGTCCAATTGCAGAAAACACTGGCATCTGCAAGATCCGACCGCCCCCG GGTTGGCAGCCACCATTTGCCTGTGATGTGGACAGACTGCATTTCACACCACGCATTCAGAGGCTCAATGAGTTAGAG GCCCAGACCAGAGTGAAACTCAACTTCCTGGACCAGATAGCAAAGTTCTGGGAACTGCAGGGTTGTACATTGAAAATTCCTCATGCTGAGCGCAAAACTCTGGACTTGTATGTGCTTTACAAG CTGGTCAAAGAGGAGGGAGGCTTTGATGTGGTCTGTAAAGAGCGGAAATGGACCCAGATCGCACTGAAGATGGGCTTTGCTCCCGGCAAAGCAGTTGGCTCTCACCTTCGTGCTCACTATGAGAGGATTCTCTACCCATATTATTTGTTCCAGACAGGAGCTAATCTTATG AACTCTCAGAAGCCAACTCTGACTAATGACACCAAAGACAAGGAGTATAAACCCCATGATCTGCTCCAGCGTCAGTCGGTGCAACCAGTGGAAACCTGCACTATCGCCCGCAGAGCAAAACGGACCAAG GGCCGCTGTTTTAAATCAGAGCCGGGTGAGGTGTGCGAAAAACCCAACCTGAGGAGGAGAATGGGCTCATATGTGGCAAAACCAGAACCAG TAAAGAAAATTCCAATCCAGGTGAAAGAAGAACCCATTGAGCAGCAAGTTGAAGGTGAAAAATCAAAGGTGAGGGCGAAGGTCAGAGGACCCTTTGGTTTTCACACAACAAAGTATGCAGTGCATTCCTTTATgccaaaatttttacttttttcctcacaggtggAGCAGTACATATGCTTGGTATGTGAGGGTGGAGGTGATGAAGATAGACTCTTGCTTTGTGATGGGTGTGACGACAGTTATCACACCTTCTGTCTGATCCCACCCCTCCACGACGTCCCCAAAGGGGACTGGAGATGCCCCAAGTGCCTGGCTCAG GAGTGTGGTAAGCCACCGGTGGCGTTTGGGTTCGAGCAGGCCTCCAGAGACTACACCCTTCGCACCTTTGGAGATATGGCTGACTCTTTCAAGTCTGACTACTTTAACATGCCTGTTCAT ATGGTTCCCACAGAGCTGGTGGAGAAGGAGTTTTGGAGGCTGGTTAGCACCATCGAGGAGGATGTCACTGTAGAGTATGGGGCTGATATTGCTTCAAAAGATTTCGGAAGTGGCTTCCCTGTTAAGAACGGCACATTTAAGGTCTCACCAGAGGAGGAG gaTTATCTGAGCAGTGGCTGGAACCTCAACAACATGCCTGTTTTGGATGCATCTGTGCTGACTCATGTCACAGCAGACATCTGTGGGATGAAGCTCCCATGGCTTTATGTGGGAATGTGCTTCTCCTCCTTCTGCTGGCACATTGAGGACCATTGGAGCTATTCCATCAACTATCTGCACTG GGGAGAGCCAAAGACGTGGTATGGTGCTCCTGGCTACGCTGCTGAGCAGTTGGAGAATGTGATGAAGAGCCTGGCCCCTGAGCTCTTTGAGTCTCAGCCAGACCTGCTCCACCAGCTGGTCACCATCATGAACCCAAATGTTCTCATGGAGCATGGAGTACCA ATTTACCGTACAAACCAGTGTGCTGGCGAGTTTGTCATTACCTTCCCCAGGGCCTATCACAGTGGTTTCAACCAGGGCTTCAACTTCGCTGAGGCAGTCAACTTCTGCACTGCAGACTGG ATGCCTCTTGGTCGCCAGTGTGTCGAGCACTACCGGTCCCTCAACAGATACTGTGTTTTCTCCCACGATGAGATGACCTGTAATATTGCCACCAAGGCAGACTCTCTAGAATTAGAACTGGCCTCTGCTGTCCAGAAGGACATGTGTGCAATGATTCTGGAAGAGAAGATGCTCCGTGAGAAAGTCTATAAGCTG GGCGTGTGGCACTCCCACCAGGTTGACTATGATTTACTGCCAGATGAGGAAAGGCAGTGTGCTAAGTGCCGGACCACCTGTTACCTGTCTGCCATCACCTGTCCCTGTAGCCCAGACCAGCTGGTCTGTCTCCATCACATCGAGGACCTCTGCTCTTGCCCTGCTAGAAGCTATACGCTCAA CTATAAATATACACTTGCCGAACTGAAGCCATTGTTCCAGGCTTTGACGGCTCGTGCTGAGTCCTATGAAGACTGGGCATCTAAAGTTAACAAGATTTTGAAAGCAGATCAAGATAATAAAAGTG ATATGGAGGAGCTTCGTTCATTGGTAGTAGAAGCAGAGAAGAAGTCATACCCTGAGACTGACTTGCTAAGTCACCTGCGTCAAGTCATTCAGAATGCAGATAGATGTACCTCAATGGCCCAACAACTCCTCAACGGCAAGAGACAGACAAG ATATCGCTCCGGTGGGGGAAAGTCTCAGAACCAGCTCACTGTGGAGGAACTGAGGTCGTTTGTCAATCAGTTGTATGACCTGCCCTGTACCATCCGACAGGCCCCTTTCTTAAAG GCTCTTTTGAACCGCGTCGAACAGTTCCAGCAACAGAGCTCGGATCTCCTTGCAGAGGACATGCCTGGTTCCTCTGCTCTTCAGAGCCTCCTAGATGAAGGTGCAGGCATGGATGTGGAGTTGCCTCAGCTGGCGGTGTTGAGGCAGAGGCTGGAGCAGGCCCGCTGGGTGGAGGCCGTTCAGGAAGCCAGCGATCAGCCAGCTGACCTCAGTCTAGACTGCATGAGGAGGCTCATAGATCAAGGAGTGGGCCTGACACCGCATGCATGTGTGGAAAGAACCATGGCCCGCCTGCAGGAGCTGCTCACTGTCTGTGAACACTGGGAAGAAAAGGCCCATAACATGCTCACTGCTAG GCCCCGTCATAGTATTGAGACTCTTGAGGCAGCTATACAGGAAGTTGACAGCATCCCAGCATACCTGCCCAGCTGTCTTCAACTAAAGGACTGCGTAAACAGGGCCAAAGAGTGGATAATGGAAGCTGATGCTCTTCAG GCTGGAGGCCGAATTCCTGGTCTCGCTGCCCTGTCCGAACTTGTGTCAAGAGCCAGAAGTGTTCCGGTAATGCTGGAACCACTGTCTCGACTGGAAAGTTTAATATCTGAGGTACAGGCCTGGAAGGAGAGTGCAGCTAAAACATTCCTGTTGAGGAACTCATCCCATTCTCTCCTCGAG GTTTTGTGTCCTAGGTGTGAGAATGGGCCGCAGAAGTCAAAGTCTAAAAAAGCCAAGGATGTTTCAGTACCCTGCAAAAAAGTTGAAGTAAAACTAGACTCCCTTTTTGATGTGGAAAAGGCGCTTTCTACGAGCAAAGATACAGTTTCAGCA ATGGCCACTCTCAGTGAGGTGCATCAGAAAGAGCTGGAGAGCCTGTCTATGTTGAGGACCTCAAATGAGTCAAAGTTTCAGTCTTCACCCAGCTGTTTGGCCCCCACAGTGTGCTTGTGTCACACTGTCCCAGCAGGCCCTATGCTACAGTGTGAACTCTGTCGAGACGCCTACCACAGCGGCTGTGTGCCAGGGTTCAAGGACATCCAGATAGGGCTACCGTGGTTATGCCCGCTCTGCAAGCGGTCCGAGAAGCCACCCCTGGATAAGGTGCTTCCCCTGCTTGCTTCCTTACAGCGGATTCGGGTTCGGCTTCCTGAGGGTGATGCCCTGCGGTATGTGATTGAGAGAACGGTGCGCTGGCAACACAAAGTGCAGCTGGTTTCTCCTACACAGAATCCGAATGGAAAA GCAAGACATATTCCTGGAACAGCATCATCTCCGACACTGGTAGGGAGCAACATCTCTTTCTACATGCTGCAGCCATGTATTCCTCTCAATG AACTCGGTACTGAGTTGGAGGAGCTGTTGGTAGAAGGTCTTCTGATGCAGGTGACTTTACCCGAGCTCCAGCAACTTTATAGCAGCTTGCTCAACAGGTTTTCACCATCCCAGCACTCCCTGCAGAGCAGCGAACACGATCACCAGTATCACATTGCTCAAGACCGAAGTCCACCTCACAGGAGCCCCCCGCACAGCAAAGGACAG GATGGCGTTCCAGAGACCAAGAAGGAACCAGAGAGGCTTGAGAAGAACAGCAAACGGCGTCTAGAGAAAGAGAACATGGAAGGGCAGCACAGAGACAAGATAAAGAAGCCCAAGAAAAAGAAGCCTAAAATGAACAAAGaaaggagaagagaggagaaacGAACCACCTCCCCCTCCAACTCCCTTTCTGACCTATCGTATTCCGATGACTCGGAGGAGGATTGGTCTGTGTGCTCGGCAAAGCAATGTCAACAGCCAGAAGGAAACGAG GTAAACTGGGTTCAGTGCGATGGCAGCTGTAACCAGTGGTTCCACCAGATTTGTGTGGGAGTGTCTGCTGAGCAGGCTGAGAATGAGGACTACATCTGCGTCAGCTGCGCAATAAACGATTTGACAGAATGA
- the LOC109098572 gene encoding lysine-specific demethylase 5B-like isoform X3, translating to MTHSRPNEFIPPPECPVFEPSWEEFADPFGFINKIRPIAENTGICKIRPPPGWQPPFACDVDRLHFTPRIQRLNELEAQTRVKLNFLDQIAKFWELQGCTLKIPHAERKTLDLYVLYKLVKEEGGFDVVCKERKWTQIALKMGFAPGKAVGSHLRAHYERILYPYYLFQTGANLMNSQKPTLTNDTKDKEYKPHDLLQRQSVQPVETCTIARRAKRTKGRCFKSEPGEVCEKPNLRRRMGSYVAKPEPVKKIPIQVKEEPIEQQVEGEKSKVEQYICLVCEGGGDEDRLLLCDGCDDSYHTFCLIPPLHDVPKGDWRCPKCLAQECGKPPVAFGFEQASRDYTLRTFGDMADSFKSDYFNMPVHMVPTELVEKEFWRLVSTIEEDVTVEYGADIASKDFGSGFPVKNGTFKVSPEEEDYLSSGWNLNNMPVLDASVLTHVTADICGMKLPWLYVGMCFSSFCWHIEDHWSYSINYLHWGEPKTWYGAPGYAAEQLENVMKSLAPELFESQPDLLHQLVTIMNPNVLMEHGVPIYRTNQCAGEFVITFPRAYHSGFNQGFNFAEAVNFCTADWMPLGRQCVEHYRSLNRYCVFSHDEMTCNIATKADSLELELASAVQKDMCAMILEEKMLREKVYKLGVWHSHQVDYDLLPDEERQCAKCRTTCYLSAITCPCSPDQLVCLHHIEDLCSCPARSYTLNYKYTLAELKPLFQALTARAESYEDWASKVNKILKADQDNKSDMEELRSLVVEAEKKSYPETDLLSHLRQVIQNADRCTSMAQQLLNGKRQTRYRSGGGKSQNQLTVEELRSFVNQLYDLPCTIRQAPFLKALLNRVEQFQQQSSDLLAEDMPGSSALQSLLDEGAGMDVELPQLAVLRQRLEQARWVEAVQEASDQPADLSLDCMRRLIDQGVGLTPHACVERTMARLQELLTVCEHWEEKAHNMLTARPRHSIETLEAAIQEVDSIPAYLPSCLQLKDCVNRAKEWIMEADALQAGGRIPGLAALSELVSRARSVPVMLEPLSRLESLISEVQAWKESAAKTFLLRNSSHSLLEVLCPRCENGPQKSKSKKAKDVSVPCKKVEVKLDSLFDVEKALSTSKDTVSAMATLSEVHQKELESLSMLRTSNESKFQSSPSCLAPTVCLCHTVPAGPMLQCELCRDAYHSGCVPGFKDIQIGLPWLCPLCKRSEKPPLDKVLPLLASLQRIRVRLPEGDALRYVIERTVRWQHKVQLVSPTQNPNGKARHIPGTASSPTLVGSNISFYMLQPCIPLNELGTELEELLVEGLLMQVTLPELQQLYSSLLNRFSPSQHSLQSSEHDHQYHIAQDRSPPHRSPPHSKGQDGVPETKKEPERLEKNSKRRLEKENMEGQHRDKIKKPKKKKPKMNKERRREEKRTTSPSNSLSDLSYSDDSEEDWSVCSAKQCQQPEGNEVNWVQCDGSCNQWFHQICVGVSAEQAENEDYICVSCAINDLTE from the exons ATGACCCATTCACGACCCAACGAGTTTATTCCACCACCGGAGTGCCCTGTCTTTGAGCCCAGTTGGGAGGAATTTGCCGACCCTTTTGGGTTCATCAACAAAATACGTCCAATTGCAGAAAACACTGGCATCTGCAAGATCCGACCGCCCCCG GGTTGGCAGCCACCATTTGCCTGTGATGTGGACAGACTGCATTTCACACCACGCATTCAGAGGCTCAATGAGTTAGAG GCCCAGACCAGAGTGAAACTCAACTTCCTGGACCAGATAGCAAAGTTCTGGGAACTGCAGGGTTGTACATTGAAAATTCCTCATGCTGAGCGCAAAACTCTGGACTTGTATGTGCTTTACAAG CTGGTCAAAGAGGAGGGAGGCTTTGATGTGGTCTGTAAAGAGCGGAAATGGACCCAGATCGCACTGAAGATGGGCTTTGCTCCCGGCAAAGCAGTTGGCTCTCACCTTCGTGCTCACTATGAGAGGATTCTCTACCCATATTATTTGTTCCAGACAGGAGCTAATCTTATG AACTCTCAGAAGCCAACTCTGACTAATGACACCAAAGACAAGGAGTATAAACCCCATGATCTGCTCCAGCGTCAGTCGGTGCAACCAGTGGAAACCTGCACTATCGCCCGCAGAGCAAAACGGACCAAG GGCCGCTGTTTTAAATCAGAGCCGGGTGAGGTGTGCGAAAAACCCAACCTGAGGAGGAGAATGGGCTCATATGTGGCAAAACCAGAACCAG TAAAGAAAATTCCAATCCAGGTGAAAGAAGAACCCATTGAGCAGCAAGTTGAAGGTGAAAAATCAAAG gtggAGCAGTACATATGCTTGGTATGTGAGGGTGGAGGTGATGAAGATAGACTCTTGCTTTGTGATGGGTGTGACGACAGTTATCACACCTTCTGTCTGATCCCACCCCTCCACGACGTCCCCAAAGGGGACTGGAGATGCCCCAAGTGCCTGGCTCAG GAGTGTGGTAAGCCACCGGTGGCGTTTGGGTTCGAGCAGGCCTCCAGAGACTACACCCTTCGCACCTTTGGAGATATGGCTGACTCTTTCAAGTCTGACTACTTTAACATGCCTGTTCAT ATGGTTCCCACAGAGCTGGTGGAGAAGGAGTTTTGGAGGCTGGTTAGCACCATCGAGGAGGATGTCACTGTAGAGTATGGGGCTGATATTGCTTCAAAAGATTTCGGAAGTGGCTTCCCTGTTAAGAACGGCACATTTAAGGTCTCACCAGAGGAGGAG gaTTATCTGAGCAGTGGCTGGAACCTCAACAACATGCCTGTTTTGGATGCATCTGTGCTGACTCATGTCACAGCAGACATCTGTGGGATGAAGCTCCCATGGCTTTATGTGGGAATGTGCTTCTCCTCCTTCTGCTGGCACATTGAGGACCATTGGAGCTATTCCATCAACTATCTGCACTG GGGAGAGCCAAAGACGTGGTATGGTGCTCCTGGCTACGCTGCTGAGCAGTTGGAGAATGTGATGAAGAGCCTGGCCCCTGAGCTCTTTGAGTCTCAGCCAGACCTGCTCCACCAGCTGGTCACCATCATGAACCCAAATGTTCTCATGGAGCATGGAGTACCA ATTTACCGTACAAACCAGTGTGCTGGCGAGTTTGTCATTACCTTCCCCAGGGCCTATCACAGTGGTTTCAACCAGGGCTTCAACTTCGCTGAGGCAGTCAACTTCTGCACTGCAGACTGG ATGCCTCTTGGTCGCCAGTGTGTCGAGCACTACCGGTCCCTCAACAGATACTGTGTTTTCTCCCACGATGAGATGACCTGTAATATTGCCACCAAGGCAGACTCTCTAGAATTAGAACTGGCCTCTGCTGTCCAGAAGGACATGTGTGCAATGATTCTGGAAGAGAAGATGCTCCGTGAGAAAGTCTATAAGCTG GGCGTGTGGCACTCCCACCAGGTTGACTATGATTTACTGCCAGATGAGGAAAGGCAGTGTGCTAAGTGCCGGACCACCTGTTACCTGTCTGCCATCACCTGTCCCTGTAGCCCAGACCAGCTGGTCTGTCTCCATCACATCGAGGACCTCTGCTCTTGCCCTGCTAGAAGCTATACGCTCAA CTATAAATATACACTTGCCGAACTGAAGCCATTGTTCCAGGCTTTGACGGCTCGTGCTGAGTCCTATGAAGACTGGGCATCTAAAGTTAACAAGATTTTGAAAGCAGATCAAGATAATAAAAGTG ATATGGAGGAGCTTCGTTCATTGGTAGTAGAAGCAGAGAAGAAGTCATACCCTGAGACTGACTTGCTAAGTCACCTGCGTCAAGTCATTCAGAATGCAGATAGATGTACCTCAATGGCCCAACAACTCCTCAACGGCAAGAGACAGACAAG ATATCGCTCCGGTGGGGGAAAGTCTCAGAACCAGCTCACTGTGGAGGAACTGAGGTCGTTTGTCAATCAGTTGTATGACCTGCCCTGTACCATCCGACAGGCCCCTTTCTTAAAG GCTCTTTTGAACCGCGTCGAACAGTTCCAGCAACAGAGCTCGGATCTCCTTGCAGAGGACATGCCTGGTTCCTCTGCTCTTCAGAGCCTCCTAGATGAAGGTGCAGGCATGGATGTGGAGTTGCCTCAGCTGGCGGTGTTGAGGCAGAGGCTGGAGCAGGCCCGCTGGGTGGAGGCCGTTCAGGAAGCCAGCGATCAGCCAGCTGACCTCAGTCTAGACTGCATGAGGAGGCTCATAGATCAAGGAGTGGGCCTGACACCGCATGCATGTGTGGAAAGAACCATGGCCCGCCTGCAGGAGCTGCTCACTGTCTGTGAACACTGGGAAGAAAAGGCCCATAACATGCTCACTGCTAG GCCCCGTCATAGTATTGAGACTCTTGAGGCAGCTATACAGGAAGTTGACAGCATCCCAGCATACCTGCCCAGCTGTCTTCAACTAAAGGACTGCGTAAACAGGGCCAAAGAGTGGATAATGGAAGCTGATGCTCTTCAG GCTGGAGGCCGAATTCCTGGTCTCGCTGCCCTGTCCGAACTTGTGTCAAGAGCCAGAAGTGTTCCGGTAATGCTGGAACCACTGTCTCGACTGGAAAGTTTAATATCTGAGGTACAGGCCTGGAAGGAGAGTGCAGCTAAAACATTCCTGTTGAGGAACTCATCCCATTCTCTCCTCGAG GTTTTGTGTCCTAGGTGTGAGAATGGGCCGCAGAAGTCAAAGTCTAAAAAAGCCAAGGATGTTTCAGTACCCTGCAAAAAAGTTGAAGTAAAACTAGACTCCCTTTTTGATGTGGAAAAGGCGCTTTCTACGAGCAAAGATACAGTTTCAGCA ATGGCCACTCTCAGTGAGGTGCATCAGAAAGAGCTGGAGAGCCTGTCTATGTTGAGGACCTCAAATGAGTCAAAGTTTCAGTCTTCACCCAGCTGTTTGGCCCCCACAGTGTGCTTGTGTCACACTGTCCCAGCAGGCCCTATGCTACAGTGTGAACTCTGTCGAGACGCCTACCACAGCGGCTGTGTGCCAGGGTTCAAGGACATCCAGATAGGGCTACCGTGGTTATGCCCGCTCTGCAAGCGGTCCGAGAAGCCACCCCTGGATAAGGTGCTTCCCCTGCTTGCTTCCTTACAGCGGATTCGGGTTCGGCTTCCTGAGGGTGATGCCCTGCGGTATGTGATTGAGAGAACGGTGCGCTGGCAACACAAAGTGCAGCTGGTTTCTCCTACACAGAATCCGAATGGAAAA GCAAGACATATTCCTGGAACAGCATCATCTCCGACACTGGTAGGGAGCAACATCTCTTTCTACATGCTGCAGCCATGTATTCCTCTCAATG AACTCGGTACTGAGTTGGAGGAGCTGTTGGTAGAAGGTCTTCTGATGCAGGTGACTTTACCCGAGCTCCAGCAACTTTATAGCAGCTTGCTCAACAGGTTTTCACCATCCCAGCACTCCCTGCAGAGCAGCGAACACGATCACCAGTATCACATTGCTCAAGACCGAAGTCCACCTCACAGGAGCCCCCCGCACAGCAAAGGACAG GATGGCGTTCCAGAGACCAAGAAGGAACCAGAGAGGCTTGAGAAGAACAGCAAACGGCGTCTAGAGAAAGAGAACATGGAAGGGCAGCACAGAGACAAGATAAAGAAGCCCAAGAAAAAGAAGCCTAAAATGAACAAAGaaaggagaagagaggagaaacGAACCACCTCCCCCTCCAACTCCCTTTCTGACCTATCGTATTCCGATGACTCGGAGGAGGATTGGTCTGTGTGCTCGGCAAAGCAATGTCAACAGCCAGAAGGAAACGAG GTAAACTGGGTTCAGTGCGATGGCAGCTGTAACCAGTGGTTCCACCAGATTTGTGTGGGAGTGTCTGCTGAGCAGGCTGAGAATGAGGACTACATCTGCGTCAGCTGCGCAATAAACGATTTGACAGAATGA